The Atribacter laminatus genome contains the following window.
ATGAAATGTCTTAAGCCACCAATATATCCATTCAAAACATGACTTTGATTGGGACTAATCGGATTCCAATCTGGTGCCCAGGTTTCACCAGTTTCAACATTACAGAGAGTTACTTCCCGAGCATTGTTAACAATAACACTTTTCCCCTGGTCGCCAAGGATTTCCATCCGTTCTGAAAATTGACCTGGGCCGCCAAAAGTTCCCCACCCAACAATACCAAGTGCACCACTATTAAAACCGACCATAATCGTAAGGGCTCCATGTCTTTCATTTATTCTGTGCGACCATGATTCGATTTTCTGGATTGGACCACCAAAATATTGAATAAGGTCAAGATTGTGGCTTTGCCACTCCAACATACAGGTAAAAAAAGTAGGAAAAACTGGAAATCCGTGTTGCTTGGTCTCGATTTGAACAATGTTTCCAAAATTTTCAACATTTTCAACATGTTTCTTAGCTAGCTTGTATGCTGAGCTGTGCCTTTTCTGATGATCAACCTGAACAATACACCCACTCTCTTTAGCGGCTTCGGCAATTTGATAGGTTCCTTCCAAATCGATGGCAATCGCCTTTTCCAAAAAAACTGGAACTCCCATCCGTAACACCTTGGGTACGACTAAGGGATGGATCTTTGACCCTAAACAAATGACACATCCATTTAAGTTTTCTTGACCAATCATTTCTTGAAAATCTGTGTAGATATTCTTCCAACCATATTTCGAAGCCAAACGTTCAGCTCTTTTCAAACGGAGATCGCAAACAGCAACCCTTTGAACATCATCAAAAAAATGAGTTGAAAGACTTGGAAAAATATTCGCCTCAGCAAATATACCACATCCGATAACCCCCAAACGGAATGGTTCACCCATTTTTTCCACTCTTATCCCCTCCTTTTTCTTCATCCATTTGTGAGACATATCGAATCAATTGAGTGATTTTTTTGTACTTTTTGTAAAAATACTTATAAGAATTGTGTATCTCTGGTGAAAAATCAATGGTTTTTTCAATACGAACACACTTTCCTATGGCTTCTTCGAGAGAAGAGAAAATCCCCGATCCAATTCCAGCAACCATCGCAGCTCCAAAAGCAGCATCGGTATGGGTTGGAATCAATCCTTTCACTCCAAATACATCAACTACTATTGAAAGCCATAAATGATTTTTTACTCCTCCTCCAACGAAAATATATTCTTGAAAACCCTGGGTAATTTCCCCAAAAACTGAAAAAGCATCCATCAGTGCATAGGCTGTTCCCTCATAAATAGCCCGAATTATATCTGATCGTTGATGAGAAACATTGAGACCAAAAAGATTTCCTTGCAACCTTGAATCCCAATAAGGTGCATCTTCTCCTAATAAATAAGGATGAAAGATCAACCCCTTTGAACCAACTGGAGATATTTTTGCTTCATCCATCATAATTTGGTAAATTGACGAATAATCAGCAGGGTTTTGCTGGAAAAAAAGATCCTTGCCCCATTGAACTGACTGAGCGCAAGAACGGGTATTGAGATCGATCATCCATCGGTTGGGCATAAGGTACGACCAACAATAATACTGGTGTGAACCAGTAAGGTGATCAACTATAGTTGATAAGGCGCCAGAAGTACCGAGTCGTATTTTACATTGTTTGTCATTATATAAACCAATCGCTAAGGTTTCGATGGTTGAGTCACTACCTCCCATAACAACTGGTAAATCCTTAGGAAGACCAGTATCTATAGATGCTTTGGAACTCACCGTTCCTAATAACCTAGTAGATGGAACAATCTCGGGACATAACTGGATGGGAAGATGATAAAAATTGAGTATTTCTTCAGACCACTCTTGTTTTTGAATGTCGTAAAAGGATGATCCCGAAGCATCACTTCGGTCGGTACAAGTGCGGTTAGTCAAACGAAAATTTATATAATCTTTTGGAAATATCAGTGCTTTGGTTGATTTAAGTATTTCCGGTTCATGTTTTTGAACCCAAAGCAGCTTCGGGAGAGTGCACATCGTGTTTATTGGATTTCCAGTTATCAATTCCACCATTGCTTGGTTGGTTGATAGTATATAGGCTACTTCCTCTCTGCATCGTCTATCATTCCATAATATTGAGGGACGAACCGGTTGATAATTGAATCCAATCAGGGTTAAGCCACGCATCTGACCGGCAATTGATATAGCAGCTAGCCTATCTTTTTGAAAAGATCCGTTTATTTTCATTTTCTGCATTAAAGCAATGAACGCTTGATACCAGTTATCTGGATTCTGTTCCACCCAGTCGGGTTGAGAAGAAAAAGAGGAATATTCAATGCTTACCGAGTCTACCATCTGACCTGATTGATCGATAATACACGCTTTTCCACTACTGGTTCCAATATCAATACCGATAAGAAGGTCTTTCATCAGTAGCTTTTCACCCCTTCACCGCCCCCATGGTTAAACCACGGATAATATATTTTTGGGTTAGGGCAATTATAATGATCACTGGGATGATGGCAATAACCGCAGAACTCGATAATTTTGCCCAGTCTAACTGATAATATCCAAGAGAATTATAAATCTCAATAGGAAGTGTTCGTGTGTTTCGACCAGTGTTAAGCAAGGCAAACATAAATTCATTCCAAACAAAGATGAAAGAGAGAGTAGCTGAAGCCATTATACCTGGTATAACCGTTGGTATTAAAACATATCTAAGAGTTTGCCATCGTGTACATCCATCTACCATTGCTGCTTCTTCGATCTCGTAAGGAATTTCAGCAAAAAAACTACGAATCATCCAAATCAGGAGAGGAAGGACTAATGTCACATACATGGTAATCATTGAAAAATAAGTATCAGCTAATTTTAAAGATCGCCAAATTAAAAAATAAGGAATAACAAAAGTAATAGGAGGAACAATTCGCAAAGCTAATATAAAATATGAAAAAGCCTTATCGCCCTTAAAATGAAACCGGGTTAATGTGTAGGAAGTTGTAATCCCTAATCCGGTTGCAGCTATAGTAGCTCCCACTCCAATTATGAGACTATTTTTTATTGATTTGAGAAAATCAATACTAGTAATCAATTTTTGATAGTTTTGAAGGGTGGGAGTAAAGAACCATTTTGGTGGCATTGCCAGAGCATCGACAGTGGTCTTGATAGATGTTAATACGATGAGGATAAAAGGTATAAGTCCGATAAAAGCAACCACTGCCAAAAAAAGATATTTTAGAAAACGACGGAGACTTCTTGCTTGACGAACCTTCATTAGGCCATTCCCTCCTCGAACTTTGACCACTTTAAAAAACTCATTATCAGCACTAAGACAACAATTAAAAAAATGAAGGCTGAAGCAGCAGCATAACCCATTCGAAAATATTCAAATCCATATCGAACAGCAAAAATTGAAGCATTTTCAGTAATATACCCTGGTCCACCACCAGTTATCACATATATCTCATCGAACATTTTCAGAGCATCCATGAACCGAAAAGCAAAAGCGACGACGATGATTGGTTTAATAATGGGAAGGGTTAAAAGATACATTCTTTTCCACCACGAAACTCCATCAATTGCCCCAGCATCAAATATTGAAGCATCAATTGAGGAAATCCCGGCAAACAATATGAGAGTTACAAATGGAGTTCTTAAGATTACTTCCATGACCAAAATACCTATTGGAGCATTATATATTCCCTGACTGAGATCAAAAACCGGAAGATGAACCAATTGTAAAAAATAGTTCAAATATCCAAATGTTACATCGTAAATGAGGGTTTTATAAGTATAGGAAACCACTACCGGGGCTACAACAAAAGGGATTAAGATGAGAGTCCGAATAAAAGATGAATATCTTGTAGTTACTTCTTCATCGGCTAAAACAGAAGCCACTAAAAAACCTATCACGATTTCGATCGTTACTGCTCCCACTGCAAAAAGAATAGTAAAAAGGAGTGCATGGATAAATCGTGGATTGTTCATTAAGAGATCGCTATAATTCTCTAAACCAATATAAACACCAGGTGGCTTGATAAGCTGGTAATCCTTTAAAGAAAGGATAAAGGTATAGAGAACTGGCACTCCCCCGACTAGCACTACGGCAAAGAGTGATGGAAGAATTGACCATATAATAAAACGACGATCTTCTTGAGTTGTCCGCTGTATTCTCATAAGATTAGATAACCCTCCATGGCTTGAAACCATGGAGGGTTAAATGATTTATTGTACTGATGTTTTAAATCCAATCTTTACTAAGGCCGCTTCAGCATCTTGACAGGCTTGTTCTACGGTTTTGATACCAGCAACAACTGCATTCATTTCCTTAGAAACTAAATCGGCAACCTCTCCATACATAGGGGTGAGTAGAAATTGAGTATCAGGATCAATACCATTTTCCATCATCCAAAGCTGGGAGTCGATGAATTCCTGGCTCGGCATCGCTTCGATATATTCAGGAAGTAAATAAACTGATTTTCGCGCCGGACACCCATAAAGTGGTGCCATTTCAGTAATTAAATTCGGGGAAGTTAACCATTGTACCAAAAGCCAAGCCGCCTCTTTATTTTTTGATTTGGCATTAATTGCCCATCCCCAAATCCATAAAGGATCTTTTCCATTTTCCATTGGTGGAGGGACATAACCCATTTTCCCGGCAACCTTTGAAGTATTTTTGTCTTCAAGGTAAGCATAAGACGCATTTCCTCCTACAACCATTGCAAGTTTCCCTTGAGCGGCGGCGGCTCCAATATCAGTCCAGGTCCAATTGGCTGAACCGGGTGGTCCATATTGTTTACATAACTCGGTATAAAAACTCATAATTTCGATACCCATGGGTGTATTGGTATAGGAAACCATGTCCTTAAAATCAACAAAATCGAATCCCAATCGATGAGCCGTACAAAAGAGATTCCACCCTCCTTCACTGGCTCCGGACATAGTCCGTTCAATAAATGCAAATTCTTCTATTTTCCCATCTTTTCGTGCTGCCTCAAGCTTCGCAGCAATATCTTTTAGTTCGGTCGGTGTCTTAGGGGGAGTTAGATTTAACAGACTAAAAATATCTTTCCGATACCAAAGTAAAAAGTATTCTGCGGTGAAGGGAATCATCACCAGTTTGTCCCCGGATATTCCCCCTGCCAAAACGTCTTTGGGATAATCGTCAATTTTATACCAGTCTTTATCCGTCAGTTTGGGGTTGTCTAAGTAAGGTTGGAGCGATTCCATATAACCAGGTTGGGCGAATTCTTCTCGGTTGGAGAATCCAACATTGGCGACATCATACTCACCCATACCAGAAGCATAATCGACTAATTGTTTTTTCTTGCGGTCAACATCGTTTAATAATTCGAAATTTACTTTTATTCCAGTAAGTTCTTCAAACTCAGCAATTTTACTTTTATAAACTTCTGAGACCGGCATTGATGTAGCCAAAACATTGAGTTGGGTTCCTTTGAATTGCATCCAATCAATGTTTCCCCAATTTGATTCATCCGCAGCCGATACTTGACAAATTAACAATATTCCGAATATGAATAGAACTAAACCTCCAAATTTCTTCACTTTTCCATCCTCCTTTTTATAACTCCTTAAAATTTACAACTTAAAAAAAATTAACCTGTTGATATAGGTTTACTTTAAAAATTGAATTTCACCCCCTTAAAATTGTATTTCCTGATAAGAGAAAACATGTCGAATTGTTAGGTCGAAGTTTTTTATCCTATATTTTACACGTGTAAACTACACGTGTAAAATATAGGATATTTACTACACAGTTGTCAAGAGGATTTTTGTTTTTTTAATTAACTAATGGAATAATATTCAAATAGTGCTTTTGATCATTGTTTGAGGATTTTTGCGAGAAAAACCTAATTCTAAAGGAGTCCTAAGGGTATAATTTTAAAAAAGTAAAGTTTGTCTGAGCATCATCTATAATTTATTATTATCTAAAATATTGATAAAAGATAAATTGAAACATTAAACATAGGATGAGGAGCGCATCAATTAAAGAGGTTTTGTTCCAATGCAATGAATTGAATTGCTCCTCATTCGATATTCTATTTTTGTTTTATTTAAGGGAACATTTCGTTGTTGATTGTTTTAAACCTTCTTCAAAATCTTTTTTTGCTTGCTCTAAAGTTCGGGGGTTATTTAGAATATCAATAATGTACTCCACTGCCCAACCAGCTGCCAAAGCAATAGTACATATATCAGCTGATAGGCAGCCTCTTTCTCTTTCTTCTTTTGCAAACAAAGCTTTGGCGCGAGGGTTCCATGAATCATACCATTTGCCCCACCGTTTCCAAGTTACGTCTCGGCAACGAACGCCTCCGAATTCATCAAGGAATCTTTGCCCTATGGTGAGAGCCGCATTATCAAAGGCAATCCGACGATTCTCTTTGTCTTCCAACTGTTTTTCTCGACCAACGTCAGACACATAGCTTATTGCAAAAGCTGCTCCAGCAATAGCACCACAATTACCCCATCCAATGTTACCCGTTCCACCAGATAGGCCTACCAATCCCTTAAAAGCAGCTTCTTGAACTTCAGGGGTCATGATTTCTATGCCAACAGATTTCAAACCATCAACTATCCCCATAAAAGATGATTGAGCGCATCCCCAATAGGTTTGAACATATTTAGCGGTTATTTCACGCGTCTTTTGAACACAATTTCTTTTTACTTCATCAGAAATCATCTCAGTTAATCCTCCTCGGTTTTTTTCTTCAATTTATTAAGGAGCACACTATTAAGCATTTTTCCATTTTGGATCATCAGGATGTTCAATCATATCTAGCAGATTCGCTATGGTTGTTTCTTCATCAATGCCTATCCATTTTAATTCTTTAGGATTTTCAATAATATCCAAAATGGTTTGGGTTGCCAGCGCTGCAGCATTAGCTATTGTACATCGAGAAGCATTACGGCATTTAAGACGCTGCGCCTCTTCAAATAATGCTTTATTATTGGCGGGCATTCGAGAATTTATCGCAATACCAAATATCTTTAACTGGGTCTCGCGGCAGGTTATTCCGCCATATTTTTCCATCCAAGGCTTTAATAAACCTTCTTTTACATAATAATATGGAATCCATCGAAGGGCTTTATTTGGAGCAAGTTCTTTCGGTCCGATATTACAAGCCAAGCTGATTGCAAAACTTGCACCTGAAACAGCCCCACAGGTTCCAACGCCAAGATTTCCAATGCCTCCAGTTAAACCCAATACTCCTTTAAAAAGTTCTTCCTCTATTTCTTCTGGAACTAATTCGATTCCTTCCATACGCAGGGCATCTAAGGCAGCCGCAAAAGAACAATGACCACAACCAACCAGGGTACCCTGATATTCAACAGCTAATTCTCTTGCTTTTTGAATGCATCTTTCTCTTTTTGTCGAGTCCATTCTTTATCTCCTCAAAATTTTAGATTTTTCTATTCAAAGAATGTTTTAAAGTATTATCTTTTGAAAACCGCACCGCTCATTGCTGAACTAGCTAACTTTGAATATACATTCAAATATCCACTGCTCACCTTAGGTTTTGGCTTAACCCAAGATTTTTTCCTTTCTTTCATTACAGCTTCTGGTATTAATACGTTAATTGTCTTACCTTCTATATCAATTTCAATTGGATCTCCATCTTGTAACAACGCTATAGTTCCTCCGTCCATGGCTTCTGGTGAAACATGACCAATGGCTGGACCACGTGTTGCACCCGAAAAACGGCCATCGGTTATCATTGCAACCTTTTCATCTAAACCCATTCCAACCAGAGCCGACATGGCAATATGCATCTCACGCATTCCTGGACCACCCTTAGGACCTTCGTAACGAATTACGACAATATTTCCTTCCTTGATTTCCTTTTGAAAAATCGCCTTTTCTGCTTCTTCTTCAGAATCAAATACCCTGGCAGTTCCTTCAAACTTCCACATCTTTTGAGAAACTGCTGTCCTTTTTACTACAGCACCATCAGGAGCAAGATTACCCCTTAAAATTGCAATACCGCCTTTATGGTGATAAGGGTTTTCTATGTTTCGAATAGTTTGAGGATTTAAAATTCGGTATTTATTGATATTTTCAAAAATTGAATTCCCATTTACAGTCATTAGCTCTCCATTGATTAAATTTAGCCTACTTAGTTCTTTCATAACAGCCTGAACTCCACCGGCTTCATATAAATCTTGTAAATGGGATGGGCCAGCAGGACTCATATTACAAAGGTGGGGTGTTTTTTCACTTATTTCATCAAATTCATCTATACTTAAATCAACTCCGGCTTCATAAGCAATGGCCGGCAAATGCAAGACAGTATTCGTTGAGCCTCCTAATGCCATGTCAACTGCAATAGCATTCATAAAAGCTTTTTTAGTGAGGATATCTCGGGGCTTTATATTTTTTTTCAATAAAGACATGATATGTATACCTGCGTATTTAGCCAATCGATATCGCTCAGCATAAACCGCTGGAATTGTCCCGTTACCTGGTAAAGCAATTCCTAAAGCTTCTGACAAACAATTCATGGTATTTGCAGTAAACATTCCGGCACACGAACCTACTGTAGGGCAACCCTTTTCTTCGTACATTTTTAATGTATCTTCATCTACACTACCAACAGCATGTTTTCCCTGTACTTCACCAACTGAACTGATATCAATATCCTGACCCTGATATTTCCCTGCCAACATTGGCCCACCACTAATCATAATCGCCGGTATGTTTAATCGAGCCGCTGCTATTAACATTCCTGGAATGATTTTGTCACAATTGGTAATTAAAACTAATGCATCGAATCGATGACCATTGGCCATTATTTCTACAGCATCGGCAATATGCTCACGACTGGGTAAAGGATATTTCATTCCTTCATGAGCCATAGCAATTCCATCACAAACACCTACAGTATTAAACTCAAAAGGTGTTCCTCCGGCCATCCTCACACCAGCTTTTACCGCATCAGCAATCATTTTAAGGTGATAATGACCTGGCAAAACTTCGTTTTGAGCATTTGCTATACCAATCCATGGCCTTTCTAACTCTTCATCAATATACCCCATCGATTTAAGAAGAGCTCGATGCCAAGCTCTTTCTGGTCCAGATTTTACTTGAAGACTTCTTAAATCCAACTTATTCCCTTCTTTCTAGGCTTTTCCAGCGGTAAATCCACCATCAACCGTATACATCGCTCCGGTTACAAAAGATGCTTCTTCAGAGGCTAAAAATAAAACCACATTAGCTGTTTCTTCTGGAGTTCCGAGCCTTTTAATTGGTTCTGATTCAGTAAAAGCCTGAACGGTTTTTTTAGGATCAACAGTTGTTGCAGCAAAGTCAAAAACCATTGGAGTTTCAATTGTTCCTGGACATACAGCGTTGATACGAATATTCTTTTCAGCGTACTCTAAAGCTAAAGAACGAACCATATTGCATATTGCTGCCTTAGTTGAACAATATAAACTCATATTTGGATGACCTAATAATCCAGACATTGAAGACATAGCTACAATATTCCCGTGTTTCTGCTTGCTCATTTGCTCTAATGACTTTCTCAATTGGTAATAATTTCCTTTTATATTAATATCAACCAATCTGTTAATATCTTCATCAGTTGTTTCTAAAATTGGCGCTGGTTTATTTATTGATGCATTTGCTACAAACACATCAAGAACTCCAAATTTTTCAACCGTTTTATCAACAAGTTGGTTTACTTCAAAGGATTTACTAACATCTGTAATGATAAAATCTGCAGTTCCACCATTTTTCTGAATTTCTTTAACAGTTTCTACCAGTGGTTTCTCTCTTCGGCCGGCAATGACCACCTTTGCTCCTTCTTGAGCAAAGCACATCGCACAGGCTTTCCCTATTCCGGTACCGCCCCCAGTTATAATTACTACTTTATCTATAAACCTTTGCTTCAACATAATTCACTTGACCCCCTGTCTCTCTTTTTAAATAAACAATCCTTGTTTCCCTCACAGGCTTTTATCATTCCTATGAGGGAAACAGCAGTTTATTTAGAAGCCCCAGTCTTTAATGCCTTTAATAATATTTGACCAAATTGAAGGGTCATCAACATTGGTATCATCAACTATGGTGTAATTGGTTTTTAGCCAGATATGACCGTTTTCTTCAGTTTTATCAATAACTTCAATTGGTGCCCAGCTATCGGATGGGACAACAGCATCAACACCGGTTACGGGGACTTTGGTTTTTACATCAAGATCTGCTGGATTTATAATCGTTCCAGGTTGAGGGAGAGAGTCTTTCCCATTTTCTAAATACTTTAAAAGATAATATCCAGCTATCGCATTATAGGCCAAAACCGGTTGATCGATTGCCCAATCAACAATCCCTTCTTTTATGGCTGGGTTAATTATTTGAGGTGCAGAGTCAATACCTACACAAATAATATGGCCTTCTTGACCTTTTGGAACTGCCATATTTTCTCTTTTAAGAGCATTAATCATGCCCATGAACTCAAGCATGCCAACCGATACGATCGCATCAACATCAGGGAGGGTTCTTAATAACTGACCACAACGAGTTACAGCTAACCCAGCATCCATATCAGAAATAAATTCATGAATCTGGATATCTGGATATTTTTTAAAGACACTCCGAAATGCTTCGGCTCGAAGTATATGCTCTGAATTTCTTACATCACCCAAACCTAAAATAATTGTACCTTTTGGTGATCCATTCTTATCTATAATCATCTGTACAATTTTAACCGCCGATTCAGCCGGGCCCATTTGGCTATCGTAAGAAACTGAGAAAATTGCTTCAGGGCATTTTCCGGCCTCATTGTTGGTCAAAACGACAACTTTACCTGCTTTTTCTAATGTCCGAATACCAGGTAAAACCTGCTCAGCTCCTACAGGAGCAACAATCACTGCATCTACCTCAGGGTCTCCTGCCCAAACACCGAGTATGGTGTTCATTTTTTTACTATCCCATTCAGCATTTTGAACCAAAACTTCACAGCCTTTTGCTTCTAAAAACCACTTTCCCCCAGCTGTAAATGGATTAAACCAGTCATTCCCTGTTGAAAAAGGCATAATTCCAATTTTGTATTGGCCATCTGCATTTTTAGCAAAAACTACTGAAGAACTGATAATTATCAGAAAACTAATTAATAAAATGCTCAAAACTTTAACTTTCTTCATCGTAAATCCCTCCATTCATTTTTTTGCAGTTACTTTAAAATTGCTAACTATATATTAGGTAGATTTTTCGCCTCCTTTCAACAAAATCAGTTCATTTTTATTTATTTATCGGGCTA
Protein-coding sequences here:
- a CDS encoding Gfo/Idh/MocA family protein; this translates as MGEPFRLGVIGCGIFAEANIFPSLSTHFFDDVQRVAVCDLRLKRAERLASKYGWKNIYTDFQEMIGQENLNGCVICLGSKIHPLVVPKVLRMGVPVFLEKAIAIDLEGTYQIAEAAKESGCIVQVDHQKRHSSAYKLAKKHVENVENFGNIVQIETKQHGFPVFPTFFTCMLEWQSHNLDLIQYFGGPIQKIESWSHRINERHGALTIMVGFNSGALGIVGWGTFGGPGQFSERMEILGDQGKSVIVNNAREVTLCNVETGETWAPDWNPISPNQSHVLNGYIGGLRHFIDCVKFGKKPNPSIEEEVETMEWMFTIAKKAGIPTDWEFISSAL
- the xylB gene encoding xylulokinase, whose product is MKDLLIGIDIGTSSGKACIIDQSGQMVDSVSIEYSSFSSQPDWVEQNPDNWYQAFIALMQKMKINGSFQKDRLAAISIAGQMRGLTLIGFNYQPVRPSILWNDRRCREEVAYILSTNQAMVELITGNPINTMCTLPKLLWVQKHEPEILKSTKALIFPKDYINFRLTNRTCTDRSDASGSSFYDIQKQEWSEEILNFYHLPIQLCPEIVPSTRLLGTVSSKASIDTGLPKDLPVVMGGSDSTIETLAIGLYNDKQCKIRLGTSGALSTIVDHLTGSHQYYCWSYLMPNRWMIDLNTRSCAQSVQWGKDLFFQQNPADYSSIYQIMMDEAKISPVGSKGLIFHPYLLGEDAPYWDSRLQGNLFGLNVSHQRSDIIRAIYEGTAYALMDAFSVFGEITQGFQEYIFVGGGVKNHLWLSIVVDVFGVKGLIPTHTDAAFGAAMVAGIGSGIFSSLEEAIGKCVRIEKTIDFSPEIHNSYKYFYKKYKKITQLIRYVSQMDEEKGGDKSGKNG
- a CDS encoding carbohydrate ABC transporter permease — protein: MKVRQARSLRRFLKYLFLAVVAFIGLIPFILIVLTSIKTTVDALAMPPKWFFTPTLQNYQKLITSIDFLKSIKNSLIIGVGATIAATGLGITTSYTLTRFHFKGDKAFSYFILALRIVPPITFVIPYFLIWRSLKLADTYFSMITMYVTLVLPLLIWMIRSFFAEIPYEIEEAAMVDGCTRWQTLRYVLIPTVIPGIMASATLSFIFVWNEFMFALLNTGRNTRTLPIEIYNSLGYYQLDWAKLSSSAVIAIIPVIIIIALTQKYIIRGLTMGAVKG
- a CDS encoding carbohydrate ABC transporter permease, with the protein product MRIQRTTQEDRRFIIWSILPSLFAVVLVGGVPVLYTFILSLKDYQLIKPPGVYIGLENYSDLLMNNPRFIHALLFTILFAVGAVTIEIVIGFLVASVLADEEVTTRYSSFIRTLILIPFVVAPVVVSYTYKTLIYDVTFGYLNYFLQLVHLPVFDLSQGIYNAPIGILVMEVILRTPFVTLILFAGISSIDASIFDAGAIDGVSWWKRMYLLTLPIIKPIIVVAFAFRFMDALKMFDEIYVITGGGPGYITENASIFAVRYGFEYFRMGYAAASAFIFLIVVLVLIMSFLKWSKFEEGMA
- a CDS encoding ABC transporter substrate-binding protein, with translation MKKFGGLVLFIFGILLICQVSAADESNWGNIDWMQFKGTQLNVLATSMPVSEVYKSKIAEFEELTGIKVNFELLNDVDRKKKQLVDYASGMGEYDVANVGFSNREEFAQPGYMESLQPYLDNPKLTDKDWYKIDDYPKDVLAGGISGDKLVMIPFTAEYFLLWYRKDIFSLLNLTPPKTPTELKDIAAKLEAARKDGKIEEFAFIERTMSGASEGGWNLFCTAHRLGFDFVDFKDMVSYTNTPMGIEIMSFYTELCKQYGPPGSANWTWTDIGAAAAQGKLAMVVGGNASYAYLEDKNTSKVAGKMGYVPPPMENGKDPLWIWGWAINAKSKNKEAAWLLVQWLTSPNLITEMAPLYGCPARKSVYLLPEYIEAMPSQEFIDSQLWMMENGIDPDTQFLLTPMYGEVADLVSKEMNAVVAGIKTVEQACQDAEAALVKIGFKTSVQ
- a CDS encoding C-GCAxxG-C-C family (seleno)protein — encoded protein: MISDEVKRNCVQKTREITAKYVQTYWGCAQSSFMGIVDGLKSVGIEIMTPEVQEAAFKGLVGLSGGTGNIGWGNCGAIAGAAFAISYVSDVGREKQLEDKENRRIAFDNAALTIGQRFLDEFGGVRCRDVTWKRWGKWYDSWNPRAKALFAKEERERGCLSADICTIALAAGWAVEYIIDILNNPRTLEQAKKDFEEGLKQSTTKCSLK
- a CDS encoding C-GCAxxG-C-C family protein; its protein translation is MDSTKRERCIQKARELAVEYQGTLVGCGHCSFAAALDALRMEGIELVPEEIEEELFKGVLGLTGGIGNLGVGTCGAVSGASFAISLACNIGPKELAPNKALRWIPYYYVKEGLLKPWMEKYGGITCRETQLKIFGIAINSRMPANNKALFEEAQRLKCRNASRCTIANAAALATQTILDIIENPKELKWIGIDEETTIANLLDMIEHPDDPKWKNA
- the ilvD gene encoding dihydroxy-acid dehydratase, yielding MDLRSLQVKSGPERAWHRALLKSMGYIDEELERPWIGIANAQNEVLPGHYHLKMIADAVKAGVRMAGGTPFEFNTVGVCDGIAMAHEGMKYPLPSREHIADAVEIMANGHRFDALVLITNCDKIIPGMLIAAARLNIPAIMISGGPMLAGKYQGQDIDISSVGEVQGKHAVGSVDEDTLKMYEEKGCPTVGSCAGMFTANTMNCLSEALGIALPGNGTIPAVYAERYRLAKYAGIHIMSLLKKNIKPRDILTKKAFMNAIAVDMALGGSTNTVLHLPAIAYEAGVDLSIDEFDEISEKTPHLCNMSPAGPSHLQDLYEAGGVQAVMKELSRLNLINGELMTVNGNSIFENINKYRILNPQTIRNIENPYHHKGGIAILRGNLAPDGAVVKRTAVSQKMWKFEGTARVFDSEEEAEKAIFQKEIKEGNIVVIRYEGPKGGPGMREMHIAMSALVGMGLDEKVAMITDGRFSGATRGPAIGHVSPEAMDGGTIALLQDGDPIEIDIEGKTINVLIPEAVMKERKKSWVKPKPKVSSGYLNVYSKLASSAMSGAVFKR
- a CDS encoding SDR family NAD(P)-dependent oxidoreductase, with protein sequence MLKQRFIDKVVIITGGGTGIGKACAMCFAQEGAKVVIAGRREKPLVETVKEIQKNGGTADFIITDVSKSFEVNQLVDKTVEKFGVLDVFVANASINKPAPILETTDEDINRLVDINIKGNYYQLRKSLEQMSKQKHGNIVAMSSMSGLLGHPNMSLYCSTKAAICNMVRSLALEYAEKNIRINAVCPGTIETPMVFDFAATTVDPKKTVQAFTESEPIKRLGTPEETANVVLFLASEEASFVTGAMYTVDGGFTAGKA
- a CDS encoding sugar ABC transporter substrate-binding protein, producing MKKVKVLSILLISFLIIISSSVVFAKNADGQYKIGIMPFSTGNDWFNPFTAGGKWFLEAKGCEVLVQNAEWDSKKMNTILGVWAGDPEVDAVIVAPVGAEQVLPGIRTLEKAGKVVVLTNNEAGKCPEAIFSVSYDSQMGPAESAVKIVQMIIDKNGSPKGTIILGLGDVRNSEHILRAEAFRSVFKKYPDIQIHEFISDMDAGLAVTRCGQLLRTLPDVDAIVSVGMLEFMGMINALKRENMAVPKGQEGHIICVGIDSAPQIINPAIKEGIVDWAIDQPVLAYNAIAGYYLLKYLENGKDSLPQPGTIINPADLDVKTKVPVTGVDAVVPSDSWAPIEVIDKTEENGHIWLKTNYTIVDDTNVDDPSIWSNIIKGIKDWGF